One genomic segment of Vespa velutina chromosome 10, iVesVel2.1, whole genome shotgun sequence includes these proteins:
- the LOC124952312 gene encoding pyroglutamyl-peptidase 1, with translation MRENQLNISGKKILITGFGPFGNHIVNASWEAVKELSKLWPQSELCNIQLITKQIPVSYEYVSTEISKLWEEHNPVIVIHVGVSYKASCLTIEHVAHSTGYARPDINGKCPNEICTVYQILKTDINVNKLCDSINENSTESGCKACISYDAGRYLCEYIFYQSLNIKTQKTLFVHVPDLHVYSSMQTSKGLYDIIYFLVKTLNDD, from the exons atgcgtgaaaatcaattgaatataagtgggaaaaaaattttaataactgGATTTGGACCATTTGGTAACCATATTGTTAATGCAAGTTGGGAAGCTGTGAAAGAATTATCTAAACTGTGGCCACAATCAGAATTATGTAACATTCAATTAATTACGAAACAAATACCTGTATCTTATGAATACGTATCTACAGAAATATCCAAACTATGGGAAGAACACAATCCTGTA ATCGTTATACATGTAGGTGTCTCTTACAAAGCAAGCTGCTTAACCATAGAACACGTTGCTCACAGTACAGGCTATGCAAGACCTGATATAAATGGTAAATGTCCCAATGAAATATGTACtgtttatcaaattttaaaaacagacataaatgttaataaactTTGCGACAGTATTAATGAGAATTCAACAGAAAGTGGATGCAAAGCCTGCATTTCTTATGATGCTGGAAGATATTTAtgcgaatatatattttatcaatcattgaatattaaaacGCAAAAAACATTATTTGTTCATGTTCCTGATCTTCATGTATATTCTAGCATGCAAACTAGCAAGggtttatatgatattatatattttctggtTAAAACCTTAAATGATGATTAA
- the LOC124952306 gene encoding integrator complex subunit 14, which yields MPTVIALDVSLSMRRPVTIGSTGNSDNSQNEQLTRHHLAIHGINALLHYLQTNSKLEFVSLVLFSSLYEVICPFTRDYDSIRAKLQNIEECDKTCIETALHGVNNVIMAEWGNTTACQVVLITDGNPGIGPMSLGDSLNSLNVTRDMNPFPLPFPYPGKLSVVCIAPSQDPGLSVGLPLYQRLIDLAGCDSIILVPDSPLTKHSVAVCFQKLAETNYVSFQGYLKCGYLGSRILLSPPPMPYTKKTDFELISGLMISKNIEICGFISVADVGSPNAISRHLVLPLPTEKNANMQGISLEEDSDTDENGDEGKIPSFCVLLHGALKVENMAALCLLNNEWFGFIYSWADTKKKSNLMLTVLEPGPDIVPWLGNFNNLGPADAAQGAQVSFPVRPTEKRSYTQNAPSWIRQVGLQSDIQKILRHARKLPEKTQNFYKEVNRLRRAAASMGFVELLEGLACILERECTLLPPNLNPDCTIQLGHVAAMLRKPEFLELRYNIPPTRTKFQQEGS from the exons atgccAACAGTCATAGCATTAGATGTTTCTCTATCAATGAGACGCCCTGTAACAATTGGAAGTACAGGAAATAGTGATAATTCTCAAAATGAACAATTAACAAGGCATCATTTAGCAATTCATGGAATAAATGccttattacattatttacaaaCTAATTCTAAATTGGAATTTGTTTCTTtg gtattattttcatcgctTTATGAAGTTATATGTCCATTTACTCGTGACTATGACAGTATACGTGCAAAGTTACAAAATATAGAGGAATGTGACAAAACCTGCATTGAAACAGCTTTACATGGTGTTAATAATGTGATCATGGCAGAATGGGGCAATACTACGGCCTGCCAAGTAGTTTTAATAACAGATGGTAATCCTGGTATTGGACCAATGTCTTTGGGGGATTCATTAAATTCCTTAAATGTAACAAGAGATATGAATCCTTTTCCATTACCTTTTCCATATCCAGGAAAATTAAGTGTCGTTTGTATTGCACCATCTCAAG atCCAGGCTTGTCTGTAGGTTTACCTCTTTACCAACGCCTAATTGATTTAGCTGGATGTGACAGTATTATATTAGTACCAGATTCTCCTCTCACAAAGCATTCTGTCGCAGTATGTTTCCAAAAACTAGCAGAGACAAATTATGTGTCTTTTCAAGGTTATTTAAAGTGTGGCTATTTAGGTTCACGTATTCTTTTATCTCCACCTCCTATG ccatatacaaaaaaaacagATTTTGAACTGATATCTGGTTTAATGATATCaaagaatattgaaatttgTGGATTTATATCCGTAGCAGATGTTGGTAGTCCTAATGCTATATCTAGACATTTAGTTTTACCATTGCCTACtgaaaaaaatgcaaatatgCAAGGTATATCGTTGGAAGAAGATTCAGATACAGATGAAAATGGAGATGAAGGCAAAATACCATCCTTTTGTGTATTATTACATGGAGCTTTAAAG GTAGAAAATATGGCAGCTCTATGTTTATTGAATAATGAATGGTTtggttttatttattcatggGCAGATACAAAAAAGAAGTCAAATTTAATGTTAACGGTTCTAGAACCAGGACCTGATATCGTACCATGGTTAggtaatttcaataatttaggTCCAGCTGATGCAGCTCAAGGTGCACAAGTTTCTTTCCCTGTTAGACCTACTGAAAAGAGAAGTTATACACAAAATGCACCGTCATGGATTCGACAAGTGGGATTGCAATCtgatattcaaaaaatattaagacaTGCAAGAAAATTGCCAGAGAAGACACAAAATTTTTACAAG GAAGTAAACAGGTTACGCAGAGCAGCAGCCTCTATGGGCTTTGTAGAATTGTTGGAAGGTTTGGCATGTATACTTGAACGAGAGTGTACATTGTTACCACCAAATTTAAATCCAGATTGCACAATACAGTTAGGACACGTCGCTGCAATGTTACGAAAACCTGAATTTCTCGAACTAAGATATAATATTCCACCGACACGAACCAAATTTCAACAGGAAGGTTcataa
- the LOC124952304 gene encoding uncharacterized protein LOC124952304 — protein sequence MLNHNVRTTIRLVVNTFRIHEGNSNNLIYGKCYKSFKPMVLQFLEERLKNNIHSKETLSNTLKNGIDDRVSRITTDDKKYNTSLIDLKKIQKKEMLNALINFMYQQPVYVLLHEINDIDIKFCNLLEVMSYCDIFKLLLFLSKTVSYKIIELNFYIKSIELLREGISNNIFNKDEIMLCLYFFGLRKDKAVKDIQMTWKYVEFEKLSLLEKCIASETLFKCGIKLIQKHIEHVEKLIESEATFLINNLNLLIPLCKVVRHAGATKNFFPSNLNKEIINHNHKYHIITAVHILKLYSHMYLLEPTVLKRLVTDIIDNISSINKTIKDESNFHKKQIYKSKYLDGFLWSICILNYKLTDAQLLEVKNYINNTLSVIFNEPKELLRILLSLWILGYQAEFMIEECIKRNIFVQAHNNKFWKIRTSLCLLLHTIQTESPNIKLPSDLFTEVYVAMKIQKSLKTICTIVNGLSEQMKLQNIIINSPAKGIYIAGVSFDHSTLGSFHIDVLNDITCLRNSKIPHGLMNLKLRLIKQLGYQSILIDEDDVKDTISTFKYVEKCLVGILCTE from the exons atgttgaaTCACAACGTACGTACAACTATTAGATTAGTTGTAAACACTTTTCGAATTCATGAAGGAAATAGTAATAATCTGATCTATGGGAAATGTTATAAATCATTCAAACCGATGGTTTTGCAATTTTTagaagaaagattaaagaatAACATCCATTCTAAAGAAACTTTAtcaaatacattaaaaaatggGATAGATGATAGGGTATCTAGAATTACTACAGATGacaagaaatataatacatctttaatagatttaaaaaaaattcagaaaaaagagatgttAAATGCATTAATAAACTTTATGTATCAACAGCCCGTATATGTATTGCTccatgaaataaatgatattgatataaaattttgtaaccTTTTAGAGGTTATGTCGTACtgcgatatttttaaattattattatttttaagtaaaactgtatcttataaaattatagaactgaatttctatattaaatcCATAGAATTATTGCGGGAaggaatatcaaataatatttttaataaagatgaaaTCATGCTCTgcctttatttttttggtttaagaaaagataaagcagtaaaagatatacaaatgacttggaaatatgtggaatttgaaaaattatcattacttGAAAAATGCATTGCATCAGagacattatttaaatgtggaattaaattaatacaaaagcATATAGAACATGTTGAAAAGTTAATAGAAAGCGAAGCTACATTtctgattaataatttaaatttacttaTACCATTATGCAAAGTTGTACGACATGCTGGAGctacaaaaaatttttttccaagcaatttaaacaaagaaataattaaccataatcataaatatcacATAATAACAGCAGtgcatattttaaaattatattcacaTATGTACCTATTGGAACCTACAGTATTAAAACGGCTAGTCACAGATATAATAGACAATAtatcatcgataaataaaacgattaaagaTGAATCAAATTTTCATAAGAAACAAATCTATAAATCTAAATACTTAGATGGATTTTTATGGAGcatttgtatattaaattacaaattaacaGATGCACAATTATTAgaagttaaaaattatatcaataatacacTATCTGTTATCTTTAATGAACCAAAGgaattattacgtatattgTTGTCATTATGGATTCTTGGATATCAAGCAGAATTT ATGATAGAGGAatgtattaaaagaaatatttttgtgcAAGCacataataacaaattttggAAAATAAGAACTAGCTTATGTTTATTACTTCACACTATTCAAACTGAATCTCCAAATATTAAATTGCCTAGTGATTTGTTTACTGAGGTATATGTAGCTATGAAGATACAGAAATCTTTAAAAACTATATGTACAATTGTAAATGGACTTTCCGAACAAATGAaacttcaaaatattattatcaactcTCCTgcaaaaggaatatatattgCAGGTGTTAGTTTTGATCATTCAACTTTGgg ATCTTTTCATATCGATGTGTTAAATGACATCACATGTTTACGGAATTCTAAAATTCCACATGGTCTTATGAATTTAAAACTTAGGCTGATCAAACAGCTTGGTTATCAGTCTATACTA atcGATGAAGATGATGTTAAGGATACAATTTCTACCTTTAAATATGTTGAAAAATGCTTGGTTGGAATACTATGTACtgagtaa